In Octopus sinensis linkage group LG6, ASM634580v1, whole genome shotgun sequence, the sequence AAATTCAGGAAACTATTAGCTGCATTGCCAAAGAGAACAACATTTATCTTGTAGTCAATGTCGGAGACATGCAACTCTGCAATCACATGGAAGATTCAAGCTGCCCTTCGGATGGACATTACCAACACAACACTAATGTTGTTTATTCATCAGAGGGTGCTCTTGTTTCTAAATATCACAAGAAACATCTTTCTGATGAGCCTTATTACAATGCTCCCAAGGCTGCAGAATATGCAGTATTTGATACCCCATTTGGTCGTTTTGCAAGCATCGTATCTTACGATATACTCTTCAATGACACACTAAATAATTTAATAGAAAAACATCaagtttcaaatattctttttccaAATCTATGGTTACATGTTCCTCCTTTCTTTTTATCATCTTTATTCCACAATTCAATTGCCAAAGCTTTCAAGATAAACCTTATTTCTGCAAATGTCAAAATAGCTATGTTCCCAGATATTGTATCGGGTGGAAGTGGTATTTATACACCTGATGAAAGTCTTTATAGATATAAACCCTTTAATTCTATTCCTTCAGACGGATATATTCAGTTACAGATTAAAAATATTGAAGAGTCAGAAAGAAAATTCCTTTGGCCTCTAAAACGTAAAGTTCCCACATCAGACAACTCTGTCGTTAAAACAGCTCTTATGACAAACGTTTTCCCTGTATCTGCAGTGATACTTCAGAACGATTCAGgcattgttagtgtgtgtaattATAAGGTATGTTGTTCTCTTGAGTACGAATTCATGTCTAATAgaactttaaaatttaaaatcaactACATTTTAGCAATAAGTAATAAGAAAGATGTAGATCTGACTAATCCAGAAGGCAAAGAAATGCAATCATGTCTTTTATGTCCAATCTATGATGAAAAAATATCATGTTTGATGACTTTGCCAGCTGATATTCCCAAGGGAGATGTTAGCTTTCGCAAATTAAAGATGACAGCTCATAATTTTAATACTCCTTATTTATTTCCCCACATTGCGACTTTTAATTCAAAATCTTACGATATTAATACATCTTGGAAACATGACAGaggagaaatagaaaatacaaaaccaaTTGAAAAAGTTTTTACTGCTATAATATTTGGAAGATTATATCCTATTGCCTCATCAGCTCCATTTACAGTATTTCCAATCACTTCAGTAATCTTGTTAAATTTAATATCAAAGGAACTACTTGTTTAGCCCATTAGCATCTAAACTGgacatatcaggcccaaatattttgtgctcaaactgaccagatcaggcctGTCACAACTACCCTgcagtcattctaaaattaaacaatcacatcctttaaatctcagagctatgagataatgcatgattaattcagagcaatgtgaataaataagcattatatttgacagaataatctgaatgctaaagggttaagatatttttccttctcacaatatatttctttttaattctttgtcaCAACTGCACCTCTGTGGAACGTCCTTGGTATCTGCTTTATCCATGTCCTAACCTTCAAGAATGCAAGTATTAATCATATTATCTCCACTTCCTCATATTTTGTGAAGTATTGAAAATGTTATGGAAACTACCTCCAAATTCTCAGATTAAGCCATATTACaataatttgttaaaaataagaaatgtcaTTAGTTTTgttcattaattaataaaatctaaAATCCCTTAATCATGCTTCTGGTTGATTTTCTCGATATTCAATGTTAAAACAATTTTCACATAATTTTTGAATAATTCATTTATGGTAATAATTTTGTGCAgttaacacatgtatatattttaattcaattattatttgtttggttTGTAAATATCAGGCTAGTTCCAGTTTCATAAGATTAAGTAGACGAAACTTGAATTTCCTCCTGGAGAGGACAATATTAAAGATTCTCATGTGATCTACCATCTATTTCCATCATATGTTAAAATTTTCATCTCAGGAACAATATACTGGCCGATTTGAACTCTTAATCTATGAGAATGTGGTCTAACACCTTATCTACTCAACATTTATTAGCTATTTCAAATATGAGTGGAaattgtaaagaaataaaaaatagattggaattcataaatgtatttatttacattagcaTAAGGCCATACATTTGTTTGAGGAGTTCTtgcaaataatttcattttagtcCATTGCTAAGTATTTAATTTGTAACACCTTGTTACTTTGTACCAAAACATGATTGTGCAGTAGTTataatttagttaattaattaagcaGTTAGCTATTTTATCTATCTGTAATGAATTaacttttatttatcaattcGTTTATAGCACCCACTTTCAGTGGCAGGAGTAAGTATAACACGAATGATGGC encodes:
- the LOC115213146 gene encoding pantetheinase-like, whose amino-acid sequence is MNFMYIIIFFVQPPMFLSAEKTFKAAVFEPTISSRTPMGNVSRDDAISQMKDVLKGYADVATKASKEGVNILVFPENGLIAHLRNYSRTDIENFLDIIPQPNKVKPWIPCDKPDLYPRTEIQETISCIAKENNIYLVVNVGDMQLCNHMEDSSCPSDGHYQHNTNVVYSSEGALVSKYHKKHLSDEPYYNAPKAAEYAVFDTPFGRFASIVSYDILFNDTLNNLIEKHQVSNILFPNLWLHVPPFFLSSLFHNSIAKAFKINLISANVKIAMFPDIVSGGSGIYTPDESLYRYKPFNSIPSDGYIQLQIKNIEESERKFLWPLKRKVPTSDNSVVKTALMTNVFPVSAVILQNDSGIVSVCNYKVCCSLEYEFMSNRTLKFKINYILAISNKKDVDLTNPEGKEMQSCLLCPIYDEKISCLMTLPADIPKGDVSFRKLKMTAHNFNTPYLFPHIATFNSKSYDINTSWKHDRGEIENTKPIEKVFTAIIFGRLYPIASSAPFTVFPITSVILLNLISKELLV